DNA from Cydia pomonella isolate Wapato2018A unplaced genomic scaffold, ilCydPomo1 PGA_scaffold_205, whole genome shotgun sequence:
CACCGGATAAGCTGCCCGCCCATCTGACCTGGTTTACTTGATTGCTGTACCAGTGCCTAAATAGTCCCACACACTCCGCCGGTATACCTGTCTCACTTAATTTTTGCCAAAGCAGATCATAATTAAGTCGATCAAATGCCTTGGACAAATCGAGGAAACAGGCATAGACGGGGGTTTTCCTATCAGTATAATACCTGACCATTCAAatgaaaacaattaaaattaaattacacaatcaacattaaatatcaataaaaatcattaaaattagaattaaacTGCACAATAAGcattacataaaaatacaaataagagaAGTAACatcaataacaaaattaattttcaataatttcagcattattaatttagtctataatgtataaaaacttGAGGTTTCTATCCAAATAAGTTCAGCATCCTCCTCTCTCTTCCCTGTGAACACTGAGCATGTCTCATTGAGAGACTACACATACTCATGATCTAAATGTACCTTCAATGCTAGGAcagataaattaattttaattgcgcgcaagtacggtcacgtctgaaaatatcgatacgaaaaaaagtgccaaaaatatgtatacacgactttattgcccatatattaaggtagtgtacttatacatatttttggcagaaaataatcgatgaaatccttgtacaagcctgtaaatatcgatttaaacatagcgcattttactatacaccgcgccttaaatGATAAGTGACTAtaataaggatttttttaaataaactatttcaCACCATGAACGAAATAAAGcctaaataattattagaaaaacatagatAACAGTAATTTTTTGACAcgatttctatttaataaatcggCTAGAAATAAAGCAGGTAGGTTAATATAGGTAATTACGTACTTCaacagttttcatttaaattccGTATTGgcaaatcattttatttatttaaactttattgcacaataaaactaagtacaaatggcggacttaatgccttaaggcattctctaccagtcaaccatagggcaaaacagaaattctcgaatgtcgATGCAGGGAGATGTTTTACAACGGCCAAGCTACGATTTtcagtaaaacaaataaatgaaaataaatctttatttaaatacacatgattaaataaaatatccatcaaatcaaataaacaaaactgCTTAATGAGAGCTCACAGCAATTCAAAACTAGTGCCCATTACATTTATAATGGGATTAAAACACACATTTAATTCAGTAGTGAAATTTAATGGTGCCTGTCTGTAATTAACCACAGTACTCGGTGACATAAGCTGTACATCCAGTGGGGTCTGGACATTCCACTTCCCACGATGTGCGCAAATCTGTTTCGTCGTTGAAACGCGGAtcattgacgtttattttgttgGTGCATACAGTTATCTCTTCGCCAACCTCTCTCAATGAAGGCGGGCACACTGGCTGgaacaattaatattttcaaaaacacataagtaacttatttttttttacttttggggataatttatgtatttatttaagcttaattgcacaataaatactgtaCTGTACCAATCGACCATAGGGTTAAACAGAAATATGGAACTGTGCGTGGTGAGATAAATATTTCAGAAAACTTAGcataattattaacaatttaGCATATTTTCATTCGCTagcattttaaaatatctaacggctttattttttgttactatctaaacgaaataaaaaaaaaaacttgttaccACAGTGTTTATTGTATCCCTCGGGTATCGTACATAAGTCGGAGGCAATACAATACGATGATTAGTTTTATgacctgaaaataaaataaaaatcccaTCAAGAACGTCATTCAAATTAAATGCTTACCCCGCAGCCCACAAATCTACCAGTAAGTATAATTAAGTCAGttgatttatctatatttatcaATTAGTAGTATCAATTCAACAACAATGTgaatatttattacctattacCCTTAAATGGGACTGAATTTGCtctgtttaaatttttatttataaagattGTGTCTAGTAAAAGTACCttgaaatattaatacaatacaaataatcatTATTGCACACGAaaggtggtcttatcgctagAAATCTTTACATTTCGTTTCAAAACATTATTAGTACGGAAATTGTGGTTACCAATAAGCTTCGTGACGCATTTACGAGAGTCTTGTGCGTCGGCGGCGGCGAGCAGCGCGGCGAGCGCGAGCAGCGAGCGGGCGAGCGGCGacatggcggcggcggcggcggcggcggcggcggcagcggcggggagggcgCGCTGGAGAGACTCGACTTTATACAGCACAACAACAGCAGACCAAAGCCTCGCTATTGAATGTATGTCTCTTGTTGCTATCGATGTTTTATAGATCGCAACTCCGGCCTTAAGAAATCGATTAACACATGCAAATGCaatgatattctaattaaactTAACTGTAAGGAATT
Protein-coding regions in this window:
- the LOC133533788 gene encoding uncharacterized protein LOC133533788; this encodes MLSQGPARLWSAVVVLYKVESLQRALPAAAAAAAAAAAAMSPLARSLLALAALLAAADAQDSRKCVTKLIGHKTNHRIVLPPTYVRYPRDTINTVPVCPPSLREVGEEITVCTNKINVNDPRFNDETDLRTSWEVECPDPTGCTAYVTEYCG